Below is a window of Pleurodeles waltl isolate 20211129_DDA chromosome 4_1, aPleWal1.hap1.20221129, whole genome shotgun sequence DNA.
tccatggcctcatggatatggagaAAGGCATGGCAGCGCAAGTgcaagttgctgctttgccttactcactGCCAGAGGGGTGCTCCATAggtattgcagtgggttttcccacacaacacctggggaatttgaccctgccccagatttactaaatggTGTAATCATGGTACTGCACGAAAAGCGTATGCCTCCCCAAGGGTGGATAACGTGGAAAGAGGAATACACCactctggattatttttgtgcacaaaggtgccccttcccgcacaaaaacaatcctgcatgcaacgcggacacccttgcaccatggtgcaaggttgcctttgTTAGTGCTTGGTATAAAATTGTGCCCTGGCGCTTggtattaaatacagtgcattcctgccctttcatataGGCAGAGGTCAGTGCAGTTAAAAGATTTGCGATGCTGCCCTACCCCAGTCTGTTGTAAGTATGACTctaaaggtctaaaaataaaccTGCTCTCTCCTATGGCTTTCCACAAGTTATTTAGAAGTATTGTGGTGTTTTAAAGACCTTGCTGAAATATTTCAAATAATGTGCCCagacaaatacattttgaagaGTTTGTCACATTGTGAAAGAAAACCTCAATTCTTATAACGGATGGACGTTTTAATATTTTTAGTTTTCAAGAGTCTTTCTAATTCTCCTCTCCGGAATGTGAGCACCTAATTGTGTTCCCTGTGGAGTTTTGCCTCATTAACTGGTAACATCTGGCAAGTAGTGTAGCTGCATGTTGTGAATGTTACTCCCTGAGGAACCAAACAGAATACACCTTGTAACTCACAGACCAAATCCTGAGAGTTGAGGGCGCACAGGGTACACCAAAGAAAGCATATAAATATCGTGTCACCGCAGACTATATTTTATTAGTGAATATTTCTGGCGAGTGTAAGGCTTGCAGACATGTCTTCAGGAGAGAGAAGTTCTATCACAGCATCTTCATTCATGACCTCATTCGTGGCTGTGTAATGCAAGGTGTGTGAAGACTGACATATATAATTCACACATTTTCTGAGGAAACATATTGAGTGCAACATTAGGCACATCAAGTAAGGAGCTCTCCAGGATGGTGTTTCCTCCTTTCTGCACAGTTGAGGAAGAGGACAAAGAGGAATGCCACATTTGAAACGAACCCGAAGGTAAGATAAGTTAAGAAGAAATcattgggcacatttacaagccacttgcaccacattagcgtcattttgtttaggCTAATGTGGTGTTGAGGAGGCATTTTcatcacaccatatttacaaagtggtgcaatacaagcattgcaccactttgtaaccccttgtgccacgttATTCCTGCACATGCACAATGAatgtaaggggggcgttcccctgttaggaggcccagaaaaatggtacaatgaaatcaacaagatttcactgcactgtTTTTAGCGTAATATTCAACGCCTGCCTTAGGTGTTAAAGTGgtgctcccattgtattcaatgggcctcccttgactttgatGGATTAGCACCATACTTTTTGGTACTAATCCACCAAAGCGCCACAACAGTGTCAATTTTTTTAACGCAATCGGCCAAACGTGCACCGTGgttcactgtattgtaaatacggcgcacacatagtgtcattgggggggcacaatggggagcaaaacattcttgtaaatatgcccccttgtttttctctttctcctcttctgATCATACATGTGGCCAGGAATGGAGCACATCACGTTCACTGCAAGCTTTCCTTGTATCGACGTGACAGAAGTAGCGGTACAAAGTTGATAGATATGAGAATAATGGATTTAAGACACATCCAAAATAGCAACACATTTCACAGGCAATGTTTAAAAAGAAACACAGGCAGTGGGAGAGCACTGCTCAGAGTCTCAGCAGGGCACAAATTGCAGAATGAGATGAGGTTGAATATTTGGAAAAAAGACATTGATTCGCTTCACTGTGAATCAGGGACTCATATGCAGTGTTCTGAGATTTGTAAATTATAAACCATGTGTTTCTATTGAGAAATGAATAGTACCATTCCAGCGGCCACTGATAACTGCCAAAGTTTCCCAGTGTATGGAATTAATTCAGTTCTCGTGTGTATTGTGAATGACCTTGTATATTATGTATGACCTTGTGTGGTGGGCGGTGTGGAATGGTTAATGGCCCCCTGTAACTCTGCTCTGAGTCTTTAGAGGCATGAGGAGCATTCTGTATTAATTCCAAAATGGGGATAAATGGGCTTATGGTTCAATATCCTTATTGACTTCAGTAAGGGCTGTCGAGGGGATGAGGGCTCAGTGAGGGAAATTATCTACCACGGTGACTTCGATCTTCCTGTTGTACAATGTAACTTGGACTGGGACAACTGTTGTGGGTGCCAACCATGGTATGCAATGTTACATTCAATGAATGTTATATCTTGAGGGACTATAAATGTATTGTGGGGGCTCAATTCATCAGGCATTGGAAGTGCGAAATAAGGCCCCAGAAATTAAGTGTAGGCTTCAATGCAGTGGAGTCTGATTCAAAGCAGGCCCCAACGaaagatacttaggcccatatgtatactcagTTTACGCTGAATTCGCATCATTGTTTTACCCTAATTCagggcaaacctaactccatacttatttgttggtgctagacacgtctagcaccaaagttatggagtcaaTGTAGTTTTccggacgggaacacctaccttgctaagcgccatcatttaacgcctgggtatgggcaggtgaaaggggacctgtaggcatatttccatggtcagagaccatggaaagtgcccacggGTGCCCTTCACTGGCCCCAGGGACACTGACACCCATCTCCACCCATACCAGGAGGACACATAAGGATGGGGGAcccttcccaggtaagtccaggtgagtatatatatttttttatccaacACCACTCTGGAGCCCTTACTTGGCgccggccccaatggccatgcccaggggagatttgtcccctgggcatgggcattggggtggtgggcatggctcctgtctttactaagacaggagccatgtccatgggggttgtgagccagaaaatggcgctacactgcttagaggcaattcttctgcctctgaacagtgtagcgccacaatttggcgcacaagccccggtttcccctctgcctccccagtcctgttagcgtcctttccaaggacgctgacagggcattagcgctggctagcaccattccataaatatggcccccggctggcgtcttggaatggcgctagccagcgctatactttttcatgcaaagctgcgctaacgcagttgtgcgtgaaaaagtataaatctgccccttagactcATACCAGAAAAACACTAAATATTGTCATGGTATGGAAAAGTGCTTACCAGATAATGATTTGAGGGCAATAATAAACACACAAAGAACAAAGATTTGTAATCTAGTGAGACATAGCAAGATAAATATTCCTATTTGAGGTCAGCACAAACAAGAAATAACATGTTGTACTCCAGTAAAGAAGCACACAAAACATGATAGAAGGAATACTTACAGTTTGTCTGCCCTCTGGGTCCTGatccaataagaacagtccaggttgTATTGAGAGAGAATGTGGCATAATTGCCTGAGCTGCCGACTTCAGAGCTGTGGGAACCAGGCTCTAATCTctacattggctcaacatcctgtgaatctgagcaaatcactcaatctcccctTACCTACATTTCAGAGTCATGAGGCTCTCATAGGTGATTTGCCGTGCTTCACATATCTGGGATTTCATTTAATTTCCAGGTAAGGTCCTCCCTCAATTGGAACCCAAGGATGAGAGGAGCGGAAGGCTTTTAAAATGAGTCATCCCTTCACAGATGTATATGACCAATTCAGTAAAGAATGATAATTTACAtttgctttctctttttctcttcctcaaGTAGGTCCAATGATCCTAAGTCATGAAACCAGGAAACCAAAGCACTGTGACCAAGTTCATCCTGTTGGGACTCACCAGTGACCCgggcctgcaagtcctgctcttTCTTTTGTTCCTGGCAGTCTATGTCTTCACTCTGGTGGGGAATAGTCTAATTCCAGTCATAGTGTGGGGAAGCCCACACCTTCATACTCCTATGTACTTCTTTATCACCCAGCTCTCGTTCCTGGATCTTGCTTTTTCCACTTCTATCTCCCCTAAGATGCTGGTGGATCTTCTTACTGAGAAGAAGACAATATCTTTTTATGGCTGCATAACTCAAATTTACTTTTTCAGTGCTTGTGCAAGCACTGAATTCTTCCTCTTGGCAGTGATGGCTTTTGACCGCTATGTTGCAATATGCAACCCACTGCTCTACACACTCACAATGAACAAATGTCTCTGTGTACGCTTGGTCATAGGATCATTCATAAGTGGCTTTCTGCACTCTCTCATACATGCAACTCTTTTTTATCGATTATATTTCTGTGGGCCTGATATCATAAACCACTTTGTTTGTGATATCCCTGTGCTCTTAAAGCTTTCCTGCACAGACATCTCGATAAACGATTTGGTGCGCTTTGTGTGTTCAGCTATTGTAGTGGCAACTTCCCTTGTTGTAATCTTTGTCTCCTACTTCTACATTGTGGCCACTATCTTGAGGATTGGAAGAGCTGGAAGGCGCCGTGCGGCTTCAACATGCATATCCCACTTTACCTGCACTTTTCTTTTTTATGGGAGTGGTTTCTTAATGGAGATGCGTCCCCACTCAAGCTCCTCAGAGGAGCAGAACAAATTCATAGCTGTGATTCCCTCTCTGGTTGTTCCTGCACTGAATCCCCTGATCTATAGCCTGAGGAACAATGAAGTAAAGAAAGCACTGAAAAAACTTTTGTACcagccattttatttttaaatcacattGCGACCATTGCACTCCTATGAACGTTACAACAATGCTGAAAGATGAGTTAGTTTGAATGAGATTATGTGCTCTGAACTGGAatacaccatgggcctcatttgcaagaagccttcaccaccagattgtcactttttatgacgctccaGTGTGTAGGTCATGCAATCATACCCATGAGGTGaagcaaagccaccctgtgtggcttggcatggcctcatggatatggagtaaggcaaggcagcacacagTGCTTTGTTGCCTTACTCTACTTCA
It encodes the following:
- the LOC138287012 gene encoding olfactory receptor 5A2-like; protein product: MKPGNQSTVTKFILLGLTSDPGLQVLLFLLFLAVYVFTLVGNSLIPVIVWGSPHLHTPMYFFITQLSFLDLAFSTSISPKMLVDLLTEKKTISFYGCITQIYFFSACASTEFFLLAVMAFDRYVAICNPLLYTLTMNKCLCVRLVIGSFISGFLHSLIHATLFYRLYFCGPDIINHFVCDIPVLLKLSCTDISINDLVRFVCSAIVVATSLVVIFVSYFYIVATILRIGRAGRRRAASTCISHFTCTFLFYGSGFLMEMRPHSSSSEEQNKFIAVIPSLVVPALNPLIYSLRNNEVKKALKKLLYQPFYF